Proteins encoded by one window of Anopheles maculipalpis chromosome 2RL, idAnoMacuDA_375_x, whole genome shotgun sequence:
- the LOC126556814 gene encoding uncharacterized protein LOC126556814, which produces MPSTVVNSDRATGVRCIVASRTRRRSAAANIDTLTPRVTTRRAQRTLIERNNGTGCSTASEQRRKLIDCAVVLVDILSQETPFIASSKGIKEDDNALKIQSLSETAATETPTVSPAENNKTLVARHSNVTRRTRSRQTKSVGPKSHESLAERHRHTIHSAAEDHHSIIHLDESSNIGTKSITETGDLSQKQTTFSGNDVILQSSAKEAAITERRRSTRRMSSKSTDSNQNTISSRSSSKRKTNNEIPPDDTGVSPPKQSLGAQPSVLELSASSIGPKDIPNSLTDKLNRDAFKTLIVCINRLAPALTVDDLKRLKYEDPTRHNQISSRPSSGRANRRQKSSIKVERSTFFGARSTMAKPKLVITSPIIELPESPPPSASPALKQTVSNNSYLTVPNTSNANLELFKKPMPSKHPLLPLLTEEENEENDDVYAFLSSSQNSDVSSTKKIKQQQRKPKQKRAPKASGAKSIAKPKGKSQKQINLFGCNNALSKVIKQLGGGPVQQPATVNYKINLEIPKTPPVASSPVNVPQSDILELSNDDHQAPVETTAVVHPTLDRLKKDSLSFPLTSTPANRVFTANKLNVPEKPASPWRLQNELIVPRTSYVHRTKEMLPSYESFEIANNNTENRPVGTFGFVTERRKSPPSGGMSVEPLPLTTPKPCEGMITDKELREIEQMYVELKATSEMSERLIRAMRQSKQKAPTPQQDHTMRQACLKLKKWYDRSMNAFNRSMRIISNIQQQRSTGDRPTVTCPSSLSQQQQRTLNDFNSSSDNFRSMLAQLHSTINDSDIENHPPPQTNAFEAASTPSGKMKILQDIIILPARSSDAAKRNPLMPLNVVPLPQRDSPVMSPLAKTTTNPGPRGTTGANNTRRELEYDKENESSIKITDNEIHPKVTDDVPPISTTTTTTQPPSSLSVVEINDETAHENSAHSDKPLPTTEQTQNSRDYFGFEAYDTSSDGVVESSLAQVTLPMPLNISHETLERRLKGVKQLLPKRPIFRAQPIQQNTRSSGPTRFPSVPKLRVIGSPTKRPHTLRDFVASTPRAYAGSSKEQGTVPPNEAPDVSAIEPITSEQQVEKQAERNNESDVVALFDTPDRPAWLNNSAHQRTYSRIPKRRHKKKNIYLANLGLDDDSEDSVDDEPQELSSDSETDRKKKANKQQRKKPIPVEKTKEFKEFVESFNDMCEQVERYELLVE; this is translated from the exons ATGCCGTCAACGGTTGTAAACAGTGACCGTGCGACTGGTGTTCGTTGCATCGTTGCAAGCCGAACGAGACGGCGATCCGCAGCTGCGAATATCGATACCTTAACACCAAGGGTAACCACACGCAGAGCACAGAGAACATTGATCGAAAGAAATAACGGAACGGGATGCAGCACGGCTTCAGAGCAGCGGCGTAAGTTGATCGACTGTGCAGTAGTTTTAGTAGATATACTTTCGCAAGAAACGCCATTTATTGCTAGCTCGAAAGGAATAAAAG AAGATGACAATGCCctcaaaattcaaagtttATCTGAGACAGCTGCAACCGAAACCCCTACTGTCTCGCCTgcagaaaataacaaaacgttAGTAGCGCGGCATAGCAATGTAACTAGACGAACCAGGTCACGACAAACGAAGAGTGTAGGACCAAAATCTCACGAAAGTTTGGCGGAGCGTCATCGCCACACCATTCACAGTGCTGCGGAAGATCATCATTCGATCATACATCTTGATGAGTCCAGCAATATCGGCACGAAAAGCATTACCGAAACTGGGGATTtatcacaaaaacaaacaacattttccgGGAATGATGTCATCCTACAATCGTCGGCAAAAGAAGCTGCCATTACAGAAAGACGTCGCAGTACCAGGCGTATGTCGTCAAAATCCACAGACAGTAACCAAAACACAATCAGCTCTCGTTCAAGTTCAAAACGAAAGACAAATAATGAGATCCCTCCGGACGACACGGGTGTATCGCCTCCGAAGCAATCACTCGGCGCACAACCCTCAGTTCTGGAACTTTCGGCAAGCTCTATCGGACCAAAAGATATTCCAAACTCTTTGACTGACAAGTTGAACAGGGACGCGTTCAAAACTCTGATTGTCTGCATCAATCGCTTAGCTCCAGCTTTAACAGTGGATGACCTAAAACGTCTCAAATATGAAGATCCAACACGCCATAACCAGATTTCATCGCGTCCTTCAAGCGGCAGAGCTAACCGGCGACAAAAGAGTAGCATAAAGGTTGAAAGATCTACATTCTTTGGGGCAAGATCAACTATGGCGAAACCAAAACTTGTCATTACATCTCCAATTATTGAACTCCCGGAATCTCCTCCACCATCTGCTTCTCCGGCGCTCAAACAAACAGTGTCAAACAATTCTTACCTTACCGTTCCAAACACTTCAAATGCTAATTtggaattgtttaaaaaaccaATGCCATCTAAACATCCACTGTTGCCACTGCTAACTGAGGAAGAGAATGAAGAGAACGATGATGTGTACGCATTTTTATCGTCCTCACAAAACAGCGATGTTTCCAGTacgaagaaaatcaaacagcaGCAGAGAAAACCCAAGCAGAAAAGGGCTCCGAAAGCATCTGGTGCAAAATCGATTGCTAAACCCAAAGGAAAATCTCAAAAGCAAATTAACCTATTCGGATGTAATAATGCATTGAGTAAGGTTATTAAACAACTGGGCGGCGGTCCGGTACAACAACCAGCGACGGTGAATTATAAGATTAATCTGGAAATTCCCAAAACACCACCCGTTGCTTCTTCGCCAGTCAATGTACCTCAATCTGATATCTTAGAGCTTTCTAATGATGATCATCAGGCACCGGTAGAAACGACAGCAGTAGTGCATCCCACGCTGGACAGGCTTAAAAAAGATTCACTTTCCTTCCCGCTCACGTCTACTCCAGCCAACAGAGTGTTCACAGCGAACAAACTCAACGTACCAGAGAAGCCGGCATCGCCTTGGCGCTTGCAGAACGAGTTGATCGTTCCCCGAACCAGCTACGTCCATCGCACGAAAGAGATGCTGCCGTCGTACGAAAGTTTTGAAAtcgcaaacaacaacaccgaaAATCGTCCGGTAGGAACATTTGGTTTCGTTACGGAGCGTCGTAAATCACCACCATCTGGCGGAATGTCTGTCGAACCCTTACCGCTTACCACACCAAAACCATGCGAGGGAATGATCACCGACAAGGAATTGCGCGAAATTGAACAAATGTACGTCGAGCTGAAAGCGacgagcgaaatgagcgaaaGGCTAATCAGAGCAATGCGgcagagcaaacaaaaggcGCCTACACCGCAACAGGACCACACGATGCGGCAAGCCTGTCTGAAGCTTAAAAAATGGTACGATCGTTCAATGAACGCATTCAACCGTTCAATGCGCATTATCAGCAACATACAGCAACAGCGCTCAACTGGCGATCGGCCAACGGTCACTTGCCCATCATCACTATcccagcaacaacagcgaaCGTTGAACGATTTTAATTCCAGCAGCGATAATTTCCGTTCAATGCTCGCGCAGCTACATTCCACCATTAATGATTCTGATATTGAAAACCATCCACCACCCCAGACGAATGCTTTTGAGGCGGCATCGACACCATCcggtaaaatgaaaattcttcAGGATATCATAATTTTACCCGCACGAAGTAGTGATGCTGCTAAACGAAATCCGCTGATGCCGTTGAACGTTGTACCATTGCCCCAGCGCGATAGTCCCGTAATGTCTCCGCTAGCAAAAACTACGACAAACCCTGGCCCAAGGGGAACAACCGGTGCAAACAACACACGCCGGGAACTAGAGTATGACAAGGAGAACGAATCATCTATTAAAATCACCGACAATGAAATTCATCCAAAGGTCACTGACGATGTTCCACCAATaagtaccaccaccacaacaacacagcCACCCTCGTCTCTCAGTGTGGTGGAAATAAACGACGAAACGGCGCACGAAAATTCTGCCCACAGTGACAAGCCTTTACCCACTACGGAGCAGACACAGAATTCACGGGATTACTTCGGATTCGAAGCTTATGATACTAGCAGCGATGGTGTGGTAGAAAGCTCACTCGCACAGGTTACCCTTCCGATGCCACTAAACATTTCACACGAAACACTTGAGCGAAGGTTGAAAGGTGTGAAGCAATTGTTACCCAAGCGACCCATTTTCCGAGCGCAACCGATACAGCAGAACACACGATCCAGCGGTCCAACACGGTTTCCATCGGTTCCAAAGCTGCGCGTAATCGGTAGTCCAACAAAACGACCGCATACATTGCGCGATTTCGTCGCTTCTACACCACGCGCGTATGCTGGAAGCTCCAAGGAGCAGGGGACAGTTCCGCCGAATGAAGCACCAGATGTGTCGGCGATTGAACCGATCACCAGCGAACAGCAGGTGGAGAAGCAAGCGGAACGCAACAATGAGTCCGATGTCGTTGCACTGTTTGATACACCGGATCGACCGGCCTGGCTTAATAATAGT GCTCATCAACGAACATACTCACGCATACCCAAAAGGCgccataaaaagaaaaacatatatCTGGCCAATCTCGGACTGGATGACGACAGTGAGGACAGCGTAGATGATGAGCCACAGGAGCTAAGCTCGGACTCAGAAACGGACCGTAAGAAGAAGGCTAACAAGCAACAACGCAAGAAACCGATCCCAGTGGAAAAG
- the LOC126558361 gene encoding fibroblast growth factor receptor-like 1: MSWMPTYAKLHPGAVLFVLLLSGMLQHPALTVDSRSSTDAEIPKLQQCLAGTDTRLRCGIKEHHTDHMNSSDVQWYFKPCGGGFQHMTCSNRALLSTLEWQPLDCDNKPCRVTLALQNVSEADAGLYRCTIHPYRTDNRTQLDIQLVRTFELVVTKWPLDESIPAPELLDNLPANTTAIINTHIVLQCRVHSKVQPTIKWFRRINKPLGEHNFNQNKSIRYLENSYELLPSAGEKLLSYDVYLSKLILYNASERDIGIYVCVGINYVGVSMADAYVNLVHPNGTPVEETHGGYVGLMVLFLIPIALAFVPLVGWVVLNVLRAKQHSEEKSLVQLHGPNIYEPTYQWTNHGRKLISLEQAEHLYEKVDVV; encoded by the exons ATGAGTTGGATGCCCACGTACGCCAAACTGCATCCCGGTGCAgtgttgtttgtgcttttACTTTCCGGCATGCTACAGCATCCAGCGCTCACCGTTGATAGCCGATCGTCGACCGATGCTGAAA TACCGAAATTGCAACAATGTTTAGCCGGTACGGATACTCGACTTCGGTGTGGCATCAAGGAGCACCACACTGATCATATGAATTCTTCCGATGTGCAATGGTACTTTAAG CCGTGTGGTGGTGGCTTTCAACACATGACATGCAGTAATCGGGCCCTACTGAGCACACTCGAGTGGCAGCCGCTCGATTGCGATAATAAACCGTGCCGAGTAACGTTGGCGCTACAGAACGTTTCGGAAGCGGATGCAGGACTTTATCGCTGCACGATACATCCCTACCGGACAGACAACCGGACCCAACTCGACATTCAACTCGTGCGAACATTTGAACTAGTAGTGACAA AATGGCCACTCGACGAATCGATACCGGCACCGGAGCTGTTGGACAATCTGCCCGCCAATACGACCGCCATTATTAACACGCATATCGTGCTACAGTGCCGGGTGCACAGCAAGGTGCAACCCACCATCAAGTGGTTCCGGCGCATCAACAAGCCGCTCGGGGAGCACAACTTCAATCAGAACAAATCGATCCGATATTTGGAAAATTCCTACGAGCTATTACCGTCGGCCGGTGAAAAGCTCCTGTCGTACGATGTCTATCTGAGCAAGCTGATCCTGTACAATGCGTCCGAGCGCGACATCGGCATATACGTGTGCGTTGGCATTAATTATGTCGGTGTCAGCATGGCTGATGCGTACGTCAATCTGGTGCACCCCAACGGGACGCCCGTGGAGGAGACGCACGGTGGCTATGTGGGGCTTATGGTATTGTTTCTAATACCGATTGCTTTGGCATTTGTTCCACTCGTTGGTTGGGTCGTGTTGAATGTATTACGCGCAAAGCAACACTCCGAGGAAAAGTCATTGGTGCAGCTTCATGGGCCTAACATTTACGAGCCAACGTACCAATGGACCAACCACGGAAGAAAACTTATCAGTCTAGAACAAGCGGAACATTTGTACGAGAAGGTTGATGTGGTGTGA